The proteins below are encoded in one region of Spirochaetota bacterium:
- a CDS encoding chloride channel protein, whose amino-acid sequence MCSEYLKSPSMRDERLLPASGENMNLKSRLGRIFRSRYLQTDITRYISHILMSVLIGIIAGLAAVFFHSLLEGMRKLFEFMSTGNALSLGVDLIFIFPVLGSVIVAAMTLAFPAISREKDVLSVIKAILLRNGNIPLTNTVFHFFAPIISIGSGAPLGPEGPAAKMGSGLGSYASQLLGLKPEDMRMYAAAGAGAAIAAVFNAPIAGVFFGIEVILMNDLKNQALSALIVSAVVADIISRALLGNHHVFIIPAYSTGEIFEYPWFMVLGILCGFLSILFFWLRGVFRHFFTEFLKITNPFIKLIPVSVIFGVVLIYFHQLYGIGYSAINDVLGLRFSLELVLVLLMCKMVFVCLFLEAGSYGGIFAPSLMLGVFLGYSFAGLINLVFGTTLNPITFALVGMGGVLSGINSIPLTAILLVFEVTNDYRFILPLMLVSIIAYLVVVYVNHGTVYSNELLQDGIDITKKGEINLLGKIKVSELKRTSFDSLNFRTPFPRVVDRLINSIYGDVCIVNDRNRLVGVISLNEIRQVIASTDMTDLLIAGDLATRVPIVTDGESVSVAIQKLEEYHLQTIPVVSSASDPVVTGILTHRDILQAYTMLLEKWGTGQYLVNYSSVKK is encoded by the coding sequence ATGTGCTCAGAATATTTGAAATCCCCGTCGATGCGTGATGAACGTTTACTGCCGGCGTCAGGCGAAAATATGAACTTAAAAAGCAGGCTGGGCAGAATTTTCCGATCCCGGTACCTGCAAACCGACATAACCCGATATATCTCGCACATCCTAATGTCCGTGCTCATTGGAATCATCGCGGGACTCGCCGCGGTGTTCTTTCATTCCCTGCTCGAGGGTATGAGGAAATTATTCGAGTTCATGAGCACCGGAAACGCTCTTTCATTGGGGGTCGACCTGATTTTCATATTCCCGGTCCTGGGGAGCGTGATCGTCGCCGCCATGACCCTCGCATTTCCCGCGATCTCCAGGGAAAAAGACGTACTAAGCGTTATCAAGGCCATTCTCCTGCGCAACGGGAACATTCCCCTGACCAACACCGTATTTCACTTTTTCGCACCCATCATCTCCATCGGTTCCGGGGCGCCGCTGGGACCGGAGGGCCCCGCCGCGAAGATGGGAAGCGGCCTGGGATCGTACGCCTCCCAGCTTTTGGGCCTGAAACCTGAGGACATGAGGATGTACGCCGCCGCCGGCGCCGGTGCGGCGATCGCCGCCGTTTTCAACGCGCCCATCGCGGGGGTATTCTTCGGGATCGAAGTCATCCTGATGAACGATTTGAAGAACCAGGCATTGAGCGCGCTCATCGTCTCCGCCGTCGTCGCCGATATCATCTCGCGCGCATTGCTGGGAAACCATCACGTATTTATTATACCTGCCTACAGCACCGGTGAAATTTTCGAGTACCCCTGGTTCATGGTTCTCGGCATTCTCTGCGGATTCCTCTCGATCCTGTTTTTCTGGCTTCGCGGGGTTTTCCGGCATTTCTTCACGGAGTTCCTGAAAATTACCAATCCATTCATTAAGCTGATCCCCGTATCAGTCATATTTGGTGTCGTGCTCATCTATTTTCATCAGCTCTACGGGATCGGCTATTCCGCGATCAACGACGTTCTCGGCCTCAGGTTCTCACTCGAACTGGTGCTCGTGCTTCTCATGTGCAAGATGGTATTCGTATGTCTTTTTCTTGAGGCGGGTTCTTACGGAGGAATATTCGCCCCTTCCCTCATGCTGGGGGTATTTCTGGGCTATTCATTTGCGGGTCTGATAAATCTGGTTTTCGGCACGACGCTGAACCCGATCACCTTCGCTCTCGTAGGCATGGGCGGGGTGCTTTCCGGAATCAACTCTATCCCGCTCACCGCGATCCTGCTCGTGTTCGAGGTGACCAACGACTACCGGTTTATTCTTCCGCTGATGCTCGTATCGATAATTGCGTATCTCGTGGTAGTTTATGTAAACCACGGTACCGTGTACAGTAACGAGCTCCTGCAAGACGGGATCGACATCACCAAAAAAGGGGAAATAAACCTCCTCGGCAAGATAAAGGTCAGCGAGCTCAAGAGAACAAGTTTCGATTCGCTCAATTTCAGGACACCGTTCCCGCGCGTCGTGGACCGCCTGATAAACTCGATATACGGGGACGTGTGCATAGTCAATGACCGCAACAGGCTGGTCGGGGTGATTTCCCTCAATGAAATCCGTCAGGTAATTGCATCCACGGACATGACCGACCTGCTGATCGCCGGCGACCTCGCGACGCGCGTCCCCATAGTAACGGACGGCGAGTCCGTATCCGTCGCGATTCAGAAACTGGAGGAATACCATCTCCAGACGATCCCCGTTGTTTCGTCCGCTTCGGACCCCGTGGTGACCGGAATTCTCACTCACCGGGATATACTTCAGGCGTATACCATGCTGCTGGAAAAGTGGGGGACAGGCCAGTACCTGGTAAATTATTCATCCGTAAAAAAGTGA
- a CDS encoding monofunctional biosynthetic peptidoglycan transglycosylase encodes MGLIFRIIKFALLAVAGVHVLFFLAILGLSLVFSRINPPSSTLMLYRHHIDKHEIREVLYQPLDKIKPWIPHLTIACEDAGFYQHRGIDVNALKRAYAMNKGLGGNFLGGSTITQQLARTLFLTPQKSYFRKYAEIIAALTMELAMPKKRILELYLNYVELGRGVFGLGQAARTHYGKPLDNLSQDEAVRLITILPSPVKYSPKTFHSSGILEDRYRSLREKIRSD; translated from the coding sequence ATGGGACTGATATTCAGAATTATCAAATTCGCGCTGCTCGCCGTCGCGGGGGTGCACGTGCTATTTTTCCTGGCGATACTCGGCCTTTCGCTGGTTTTTTCCAGGATAAACCCGCCGTCCTCAACGCTCATGCTGTATCGGCACCATATTGACAAGCATGAAATCAGGGAAGTTCTATATCAGCCGCTGGACAAAATAAAACCGTGGATTCCGCATCTCACAATTGCGTGCGAGGACGCGGGGTTTTATCAGCACCGCGGAATTGATGTCAATGCGCTCAAGAGGGCGTATGCGATGAACAAGGGCCTGGGGGGAAATTTCCTGGGGGGCAGTACCATCACGCAGCAGCTCGCAAGGACGCTTTTCCTGACGCCCCAAAAAAGTTATTTCAGGAAATACGCCGAAATCATCGCGGCGCTTACCATGGAACTCGCGATGCCCAAAAAGCGGATACTCGAACTATACCTGAATTACGTGGAACTTGGCCGGGGGGTATTCGGGCTTGGACAGGCGGCGCGGACCCATTACGGAAAACCCCTGGACAACCTTTCGCAGGACGAGGCCGTAAGGCTCATCACCATCCTGCCGAGCCCCGTCAAGTACTCGCCAAAAACATTTCACTCCTCCGGGATTCTCGAGGACCGCTACAGGTCGCTGCGGGAGAAAATCAGGTCCGATTAA
- a CDS encoding ATP-binding cassette domain-containing protein, which translates to MVHVFALKKSFVIRKSGLFEKPARVKAVDGISFSIPQGKTLGMVGESGSGKSTAARAMLRLLEPDSGRVLVNGIDVGALGKNELRKFRVNMQIVFQDPYGALNPRMTVGRIIAEALRTHTNLNKAEIRDRTVHLLELTGMHGDHFDRYPHEFSGGQRQRIGIARAIALNPKFLVLDEPVSALDVSIQGQILNLLADLKERLSLTYLFVAHDLAVVEHISDRIIVMYLGRIVEENSKQGLYAEPLHPYTQCLLKSIPEKKPVKHGFSALKGEIPSPENPPSGCHFHPRCPFVMPVCREVYPYLRNVGDARVACHLH; encoded by the coding sequence ATGGTACACGTATTCGCACTGAAAAAAAGCTTTGTCATCCGGAAAAGCGGGCTTTTTGAGAAACCAGCACGGGTGAAAGCGGTCGATGGCATCAGTTTTTCGATCCCGCAGGGGAAGACGCTCGGCATGGTGGGCGAGAGCGGCAGCGGCAAATCAACGGCCGCGCGGGCAATGCTCAGGCTGCTTGAACCCGACAGCGGGCGCGTGCTCGTGAACGGGATCGACGTCGGCGCGCTCGGAAAGAACGAGCTCAGAAAGTTCAGGGTAAACATGCAGATCGTGTTCCAGGACCCTTATGGTGCACTGAATCCCCGGATGACCGTCGGCAGGATCATCGCGGAGGCGCTTAGAACGCATACAAACCTGAATAAGGCTGAAATCCGGGACCGAACGGTGCATCTGCTTGAGCTGACGGGGATGCACGGAGATCACTTCGACCGATATCCGCACGAGTTCAGCGGCGGTCAACGACAGCGGATCGGCATCGCGCGCGCGATCGCATTAAATCCGAAATTCCTGGTGCTCGACGAGCCGGTATCGGCCCTGGACGTGTCGATCCAGGGACAGATACTGAACCTGCTCGCGGACCTCAAGGAAAGGCTCTCGCTGACCTACCTGTTCGTCGCGCACGATCTTGCCGTCGTGGAGCATATCAGCGACAGGATTATCGTCATGTACCTGGGAAGGATCGTCGAGGAGAATTCGAAGCAGGGTCTCTATGCCGAACCGCTGCATCCCTACACGCAATGCCTGTTGAAATCGATCCCCGAGAAAAAGCCGGTGAAGCACGGCTTTTCCGCCCTCAAGGGAGAAATACCGTCACCCGAGAACCCGCCTTCGGGCTGTCATTTTCATCCGCGGTGTCCGTTCGTGATGCCCGTGTGCAGGGAGGTGTATCCGTATCTTAGGAACGTTGGTGACGCGCGTGTCGCCTGCCACCTGCACTGA
- a CDS encoding DUF4080 domain-containing protein, whose product MVLLLGINARFTHSALALYSLRRYCDGLDYEIFVKECSINMQPGVLLNEIASRNPAIIGISVYIWNAHYIREILPQLARLFPRAKIVLGGPEVSYNSEEWLDEFPEVTHIIQGAGEAGFRRLLENNGELPERVVSVSNPIFSSIPFPYTDLDLANFGHRYVYYESSRGCPFRCTYCLSSRESMRVEYRDPEQVCRELESILRHEPKIVKFLDRSFNARVSHSRAIWKWLIEKNASTKFHFEIHPQVLEEEDWQLLSRVPAGRFQFEVGVQTINSRSLRAVKRAMDWETVRFAIHQLISRTKISVHLDLIMGLPCDTIENARASFNEIYRLGPQQIQVGFLKVLPGTELRLRSEKLGIKFNPEPPYEVISTPWISSGDLDMLRTISRLINNLFNNMRFPRISAMLETMHPDPYSLYADLAVWMEKNGRNPSVKNAEQCAQNLVEYALHVVRCTRDQVIADITADWEGLRKTKVLPKGVRSLFYG is encoded by the coding sequence GTGGTTCTGCTTCTCGGGATCAATGCAAGATTCACGCATTCGGCTCTGGCCCTGTATTCCCTGCGGCGCTATTGCGACGGCCTGGACTACGAAATATTTGTTAAGGAATGCAGCATCAATATGCAACCGGGGGTGTTGTTGAATGAAATCGCGTCTCGGAACCCGGCGATTATCGGAATTTCCGTCTATATATGGAATGCCCATTATATTCGGGAAATCCTGCCTCAACTCGCGCGGCTGTTCCCCAGGGCAAAAATCGTGCTCGGCGGTCCCGAGGTGAGTTATAATTCGGAGGAGTGGCTCGATGAATTTCCCGAAGTAACGCACATCATTCAGGGAGCGGGTGAAGCCGGGTTCAGGCGTCTGCTGGAAAATAACGGGGAGCTCCCCGAAAGGGTTGTCAGCGTATCAAACCCCATATTTTCATCCATTCCCTTTCCCTATACTGATCTCGACCTCGCGAATTTCGGGCACCGATACGTCTATTATGAATCAAGCAGGGGTTGTCCTTTTCGATGTACTTATTGCCTGTCCTCACGGGAAAGTATGCGTGTCGAGTATCGAGATCCCGAACAGGTATGTCGCGAACTGGAATCCATCCTGAGACACGAACCGAAGATCGTGAAATTTCTAGACCGGAGCTTTAACGCGCGCGTGTCGCACTCAAGGGCGATCTGGAAATGGCTGATTGAAAAAAATGCGTCCACGAAATTCCATTTCGAAATTCATCCGCAGGTGCTCGAAGAGGAGGATTGGCAGCTCTTATCGCGGGTTCCCGCGGGAAGGTTCCAGTTCGAGGTGGGAGTACAGACGATTAATTCCCGCTCCCTTCGCGCGGTGAAGAGGGCAATGGACTGGGAAACGGTTCGCTTCGCAATCCACCAGCTCATCTCCCGGACGAAAATCAGTGTCCACCTGGATTTGATCATGGGGCTCCCCTGCGATACGATTGAAAATGCCCGCGCCTCGTTCAACGAAATTTACAGGCTTGGTCCGCAGCAGATACAGGTTGGGTTTCTCAAGGTACTGCCGGGAACGGAATTACGTCTTCGAAGTGAAAAACTGGGTATTAAGTTCAACCCGGAACCTCCCTATGAAGTAATCTCGACCCCCTGGATATCAAGCGGTGATCTCGATATGCTTAGAACAATTTCCAGGCTCATTAATAATTTGTTTAACAACATGCGATTTCCCCGCATAAGTGCGATGCTGGAAACAATGCATCCGGATCCGTATTCACTGTATGCGGATCTGGCAGTATGGATGGAAAAGAACGGCCGCAATCCGTCAGTTAAGAACGCGGAACAATGCGCTCAAAACCTGGTCGAATATGCCCTGCACGTGGTGCGCTGCACGAGGGACCAGGTTATTGCCGATATTACCGCGGATTGGGAAGGCTTGAGGAAAACAAAAGTGCTTCCAAAAGGGGTGCGATCACTTTTTTACGGATGA
- a CDS encoding PTS sugar transporter subunit IIA, with translation MTQLSDYSSPAYIRKLKARNKFKAIEELARSFQGSAVCEDLEELVVALIEREKIMSTGIGFGIAIPHAKIASVNQVAFAIGVSKQGIDFESIDGHPVHIIILVAAGEKQHKDYLKLLSKIMSVLKQEGARNRLIESASSEDVLRIFEIPVDA, from the coding sequence ATGACACAACTCAGCGATTATTCCAGCCCGGCGTATATCCGCAAACTCAAAGCCCGCAACAAGTTCAAGGCCATCGAGGAACTCGCACGGTCGTTCCAGGGATCAGCGGTGTGCGAAGACCTTGAAGAGCTCGTCGTCGCACTCATCGAGCGCGAGAAAATCATGAGCACCGGGATAGGGTTTGGAATCGCCATACCGCATGCAAAGATAGCGAGCGTGAACCAGGTCGCCTTCGCTATCGGCGTATCAAAGCAGGGAATCGATTTCGAGTCTATAGACGGCCATCCCGTTCACATCATCATACTTGTCGCCGCGGGCGAAAAACAGCACAAGGACTACCTCAAGCTTTTATCAAAAATAATGTCGGTATTAAAACAGGAGGGGGCCAGGAACAGGCTTATCGAATCCGCTTCTTCCGAAGATGTGCTCAGAATATTTGAAATCCCCGTCGATGCGTGA
- a CDS encoding divalent-cation tolerance protein CutA, producing MSDYIVILCTVPSLQVAEKIAQTLVPRKLAACVNIVSGLISVYWWKGEICREQECLLIIKSRRALFPGLKEAILSEHPYEVPEIVTMPIEEGHQPYLDWIEASTIPSPQE from the coding sequence ATGTCGGACTATATCGTTATCTTGTGTACGGTCCCCTCACTGCAGGTTGCGGAAAAAATTGCCCAGACGCTGGTTCCACGAAAGCTGGCGGCATGCGTGAACATCGTGAGCGGCCTGATTTCCGTGTATTGGTGGAAAGGGGAAATCTGCCGGGAGCAGGAGTGCCTCCTGATCATCAAGTCCAGGAGAGCACTGTTCCCCGGCCTGAAAGAGGCGATTCTTTCCGAACACCCCTACGAAGTCCCGGAGATTGTCACGATGCCCATAGAGGAAGGCCATCAGCCATACCTGGACTGGATTGAAGCATCCACGATCCCTTCGCCTCAGGAATGA